A genome region from Populus alba chromosome 3, ASM523922v2, whole genome shotgun sequence includes the following:
- the LOC118054499 gene encoding chlorophyll a-b binding protein 7, chloroplastic isoform X1 codes for MAAVCASSAIAAVSISYCSTQKTGSLVGSAKASFLRGEKLRLKKYTSPTAARSVTVCVAADPDRPLWFPGSTPPPWLDGSLPGDFGFDPLGLGSDPETLRWNVQAELVHCRWAMLGAAGIFIPEFLTKIGILNTPSWYSAGEVEYFTDTTTLFIVELFFIGWAEGRRWADILKPGCVNTDPIFPNNKLTGTDVGYPGGLWFDPLGWGSGSPEKVKELRTKEIKNGRLAMLAVMGAWFQHIYTGTGPIDNLFAHLADPGHATVFAAFTPK; via the exons atggctgCTGTTTGTGCTTCTTCTGCCATTGCAGCCGTTTCCATCTCTT ATTGCAGTACCCAGAAGACTGGATCCCTTGTCGGGTCAGCAAAGGCTTCTTTTCTTAGGGGGGAGAAATTGAGACTGAAGAAGTACACATCACCAACCGCAGCTCGATCAGTTACGGTTTGTGTTGCAGCTGACCCTGATAGACCCCTCTGGTTCCCAGGCAGCACCCCTCCTCCATGGCTTGATGGCAG CCTCCCTGGAGACTTTGGCTTTGATCCTCTAGGTCTTG GATCTGATCCTGAAACTCTAAGATGGAATGTGCAAGCAGAGCTTGTTCACTGTAGATGGGCAATGTTAGGTGCTGCTGGTATTTTCATCCCAGAATTCCTAACGAAGATTGGCATCCTAAACACCCCGTCATGGTACAGTGCCGGAGAAGTTGAATACTTCACTGACACCACCACACTCTTCATCGTTGAGTTATTCTTTATTGGCTGGGCCGAGGGAAGAAGATGGGCTGATATTCTCAAGCCAGGGTGCGTTAACACGGATCCTATCTTCCCTAACAACAAACTCACTGGTACAGATGTTGGTTACCCAGGTGGGCTGTGGTTTGACCCGCTTGGATGGGGCAGTGGCTCTCCTGAGAAGGTCAAGGAATTGAGGACGAAGGAGATCAAGAATGGAAGATTGGCTATGTTGGCTGTGATGGGTGCTTGGTTCCAACATATTTACACCGGCACCGGTCCTATTGACAACCTCTTTGCTCACCTAGCAGATCCTGGTCATGCCACCGTTTTTGCT GCTTTTACCCCCAAGTGA
- the LOC118054499 gene encoding chlorophyll a-b binding protein 7, chloroplastic isoform X2 codes for MAAVCASSAIAAVSISSSSTQKTGSLVGSAKASFLRGEKLRLKKYTSPTAARSVTVCVAADPDRPLWFPGSTPPPWLDGSLPGDFGFDPLGLGSDPETLRWNVQAELVHCRWAMLGAAGIFIPEFLTKIGILNTPSWYSAGEVEYFTDTTTLFIVELFFIGWAEGRRWADILKPGCVNTDPIFPNNKLTGTDVGYPGGLWFDPLGWGSGSPEKVKELRTKEIKNGRLAMLAVMGAWFQHIYTGTGPIDNLFAHLADPGHATVFAAFTPK; via the exons atggctgCTGTTTGTGCTTCTTCTGCCATTGCAGCCGTTTCCATCTCTTCTTCCAG TACCCAGAAGACTGGATCCCTTGTCGGGTCAGCAAAGGCTTCTTTTCTTAGGGGGGAGAAATTGAGACTGAAGAAGTACACATCACCAACCGCAGCTCGATCAGTTACGGTTTGTGTTGCAGCTGACCCTGATAGACCCCTCTGGTTCCCAGGCAGCACCCCTCCTCCATGGCTTGATGGCAG CCTCCCTGGAGACTTTGGCTTTGATCCTCTAGGTCTTG GATCTGATCCTGAAACTCTAAGATGGAATGTGCAAGCAGAGCTTGTTCACTGTAGATGGGCAATGTTAGGTGCTGCTGGTATTTTCATCCCAGAATTCCTAACGAAGATTGGCATCCTAAACACCCCGTCATGGTACAGTGCCGGAGAAGTTGAATACTTCACTGACACCACCACACTCTTCATCGTTGAGTTATTCTTTATTGGCTGGGCCGAGGGAAGAAGATGGGCTGATATTCTCAAGCCAGGGTGCGTTAACACGGATCCTATCTTCCCTAACAACAAACTCACTGGTACAGATGTTGGTTACCCAGGTGGGCTGTGGTTTGACCCGCTTGGATGGGGCAGTGGCTCTCCTGAGAAGGTCAAGGAATTGAGGACGAAGGAGATCAAGAATGGAAGATTGGCTATGTTGGCTGTGATGGGTGCTTGGTTCCAACATATTTACACCGGCACCGGTCCTATTGACAACCTCTTTGCTCACCTAGCAGATCCTGGTCATGCCACCGTTTTTGCT GCTTTTACCCCCAAGTGA
- the LOC118054500 gene encoding uncharacterized protein, with the protein MGPIVLTQLATGLSVLAGAVLVKSVMDQKPMAGPLCPSCNGTGRVACLCSRWSDGDAGCRACSGSGRMACSSCGGTGTGRPIPVQISMRSPNRPPS; encoded by the coding sequence ATGGGACCAATCGTTCTGACCCAGTTGGCTACGGGTCTTAGTGTGCTAGCCGGGGCTGTTCTGGTCAAATCGGTTATGGACCAGAAGCCCATGGCCGGGCCGTTGTGCCCATCTTGCAACGGGACGGGTCGGGTCGCTTGTCTTTGTTCCCGTTGGTCCGATGGAGATGCTGGTTGCCGGGCTTGTTCCGGTTCGGGTCGCATGGCGTGTAGTAGCTGCGGAGGGACTGGTACCGGTCGGCCTATTCCGGTTCAAATCTCTATGCGGTCACCGAACCGTCCTCCATCTTGA